The Trichocoleus desertorum ATA4-8-CV12 genome window below encodes:
- a CDS encoding PHP domain-containing protein, which yields MAVNPAPVAVSRPAAQNMPALRRVLATIRADSCPRSFNFHMHTVHSDGQLQPEDLIEQAIVIGLKGLAITDHHSVSGYRVAQQYLDDWKWRSSSVRGASTNACQSVPYLWTGVEINANLLGIEVHILGYAFDPTHPCLQLYLQHRSVQGNAYQAASVIGAIQRAGGLAVLAHPARYRRSPVDLIQAAAHLGIDGVEAYYAYNNPNPWKPSPDQTQQVQQLAAHHQLLNTCGTDTHGLNLLQRL from the coding sequence ATGGCGGTTAATCCTGCTCCGGTTGCTGTTTCTAGGCCAGCAGCGCAGAACATGCCAGCTCTCAGACGGGTCTTGGCAACAATTCGTGCTGATAGCTGTCCTCGCTCTTTCAATTTCCACATGCACACGGTTCATTCCGATGGTCAACTGCAACCGGAAGATTTGATTGAACAGGCGATCGTGATCGGTCTGAAAGGTTTAGCGATCACGGATCACCACAGTGTCAGCGGCTACCGAGTGGCCCAGCAATACTTAGATGACTGGAAGTGGCGCTCCAGCTCTGTCAGAGGCGCTAGCACTAATGCTTGTCAATCAGTGCCTTACCTATGGACAGGCGTGGAAATCAACGCGAATCTTTTAGGGATCGAAGTTCACATTCTGGGCTATGCTTTTGACCCCACCCATCCCTGCTTGCAGCTTTATCTGCAACACCGATCGGTTCAGGGGAATGCTTACCAGGCAGCGAGTGTCATCGGTGCAATTCAGAGGGCTGGGGGTTTAGCAGTGTTGGCCCACCCCGCCCGCTATCGGCGATCGCCCGTAGATTTGATTCAAGCGGCGGCTCACTTAGGGATCGATGGCGTGGAAGCTTACTATGCCTACAACAACCCCAACCCCTGGAAACCAAGTCCCGACCAAACACAGCAAGTTCAGCAATTAGCAGCTCACCACCAGCTCTTGAACACCTGTGGGACCGACACCCACGGCCTGAACTTACTACAGCGCCTGTAA
- a CDS encoding response regulator transcription factor, with protein MAGQVLLVDDEPGLREAVQAYLEDSGFAVDVAGNAQEGWQLLQQRLPDLVISDVMMPQVDGYQFLKQMREDPRFKTLPVVFLTARGMTSDRIQGYQAGCDAYLPKPFDPDELVAIVENLLERRTSRTGTEDGDTPDIADMARQIAEIKALLTQRNGISTTPTSIPIDFTPREQSVLDLVSEGLMNKEIARRLDTSVRNVEKYVSRLFSKTGTNSRTELVRYALEHGLTK; from the coding sequence ATGGCGGGACAGGTGCTGTTGGTAGATGATGAACCAGGTTTGCGCGAGGCAGTGCAGGCTTATTTGGAAGACAGCGGTTTTGCTGTAGATGTTGCGGGTAATGCTCAAGAAGGCTGGCAACTTTTACAACAAAGGTTACCTGACCTAGTGATTTCTGATGTAATGATGCCGCAAGTAGACGGCTACCAGTTTCTCAAACAAATGCGGGAAGATCCACGCTTTAAAACGCTGCCCGTGGTCTTCTTGACAGCTAGAGGCATGACTAGCGATCGCATTCAGGGATACCAAGCAGGCTGTGATGCTTATCTGCCCAAACCCTTTGACCCAGATGAACTAGTTGCGATCGTGGAGAATCTGTTAGAGCGACGAACTTCTAGAACGGGCACTGAGGATGGAGACACTCCAGATATTGCTGATATGGCTCGTCAGATTGCTGAGATTAAAGCCCTCTTGACGCAGCGCAACGGGATCTCAACCACTCCAACGTCGATTCCGATTGATTTTACTCCGCGTGAGCAGAGCGTTCTTGACCTTGTCTCCGAGGGCTTGATGAATAAGGAAATTGCTCGTCGCCTCGATACCAGTGTGCGGAACGTAGAAAAGTATGTCAGCCGCCTATTCAGCAAAACTGGAACCAATAGCCGAACTGAACTAGTACGGTACGCCCTTGAGCATGGCTTGACGAAATGA
- a CDS encoding peptidoglycan recognition protein family protein, with amino-acid sequence MLKVLQAPTAPVLVKQKFSIVGTTSAENAGKIIALTIDDQIKTSGPAVGQDGAWRVEFVFLQPGNRQLEVAIANESVDVPIEVVAEAPKPIISSRLRFALLPKNVRAEAAFILSGFADAYQDGDQLILRADKRIELARPRVQAGRWQASLLLHGSGKRLIEIIGSDQDRAQTTLEVLPAELQVQPRSIWTNKPTPSDVANLQPQRITIHHTFISPTLSPSASQNTEIQRMRQLWQGHVGGNGWSDIGYHYVIMPSGRIYEARFERKRGAHDVINDGLGVAFDGVYSSATITPTQFQSAVALCTTLCKRYGINDPVKLVPTPTNAFGIRQLPRICAHRDRVQTECPGSGAGRTVRLEELRQAVKQRL; translated from the coding sequence ATGCTCAAAGTTCTTCAAGCCCCCACAGCTCCGGTGCTAGTTAAGCAGAAATTCTCCATAGTAGGGACTACCTCTGCCGAAAATGCTGGCAAAATAATTGCTTTAACCATTGATGACCAAATCAAAACTTCCGGACCAGCCGTGGGACAAGATGGGGCTTGGCGGGTGGAGTTTGTGTTTTTACAACCCGGTAACCGTCAGCTAGAAGTGGCGATCGCAAATGAAAGCGTCGATGTGCCGATCGAAGTGGTGGCTGAGGCTCCAAAACCCATCATCTCGTCTCGCCTGCGCTTTGCTCTCCTGCCTAAAAACGTGCGTGCAGAAGCAGCGTTTATTCTGAGCGGTTTTGCAGATGCTTACCAAGATGGGGATCAGTTAATTCTTAGAGCTGACAAAAGGATCGAACTGGCTCGTCCACGAGTCCAAGCAGGGCGATGGCAAGCGAGTCTGCTATTGCATGGGTCTGGCAAGCGCCTGATTGAGATTATTGGCTCCGACCAAGACCGAGCCCAAACCACCTTAGAGGTTCTGCCTGCGGAATTACAAGTTCAGCCGCGCAGCATTTGGACCAACAAACCAACTCCTTCTGACGTAGCCAACCTGCAACCCCAGCGGATTACAATTCATCACACTTTCATTAGCCCGACTTTGTCGCCTAGTGCTAGCCAGAACACAGAAATTCAGCGGATGCGGCAGCTCTGGCAAGGCCATGTAGGCGGTAATGGCTGGAGCGATATTGGCTATCACTACGTGATCATGCCTAGTGGCAGAATTTATGAAGCTCGCTTTGAGCGCAAACGGGGTGCTCACGATGTAATTAATGATGGGCTGGGAGTCGCCTTTGATGGAGTTTACAGCAGCGCTACCATCACTCCTACGCAATTTCAATCGGCTGTGGCTCTTTGCACCACGTTGTGCAAGCGCTATGGCATTAATGACCCGGTGAAACTTGTCCCAACCCCTACCAATGCCTTTGGGATTCGCCAACTTCCCCGGATTTGTGCCCATCGCGATCGCGTTCAAACGGAGTGCCCCGGTTCTGGAGCGGGTCGCACAGTTCGGCTAGAAGAACTTCGTCAAGCTGTAAAACAACGGCTTTAG
- the rsmA gene encoding 16S rRNA (adenine(1518)-N(6)/adenine(1519)-N(6))-dimethyltransferase RsmA, which produces MAPPTRKQFGQHWLRSEKALNQIIKAAALSPSDRVLEIGPGTGILTRQLLQQAQSVVAVEIDRDLCALLAKKLGSTANFLLLQGDFLTLDLEAHLAAFPQFQAPKKVVANIPYYITGPILEKLLGNIAEPAASPLESIVLLVQKEIADRLCAKPGSRTYGALSVRVQYLAACEFICDVPAKAFEPPPKVDSAVVRLRPRPTEPPAQDPKQLASLVTMGFATKRKMLRNNLKSVIDRDRLTQLLEQLNVNPQVRAEDLSVAEWVALSNLLTPACAPTP; this is translated from the coding sequence ATGGCACCTCCGACTCGAAAACAATTTGGTCAGCATTGGTTGCGGAGCGAAAAAGCTCTCAATCAAATCATTAAGGCTGCGGCTCTATCACCAAGCGATCGCGTGCTGGAAATTGGCCCTGGCACAGGCATTTTAACGCGGCAATTACTACAACAAGCCCAATCAGTTGTGGCGGTAGAAATTGACCGAGATTTATGTGCGCTATTAGCCAAGAAATTAGGCTCAACAGCCAACTTTTTATTGCTCCAAGGTGATTTTTTAACTTTAGACTTAGAGGCTCATTTAGCAGCTTTTCCACAGTTTCAAGCTCCTAAAAAAGTTGTTGCCAACATTCCCTATTACATTACTGGACCCATTCTAGAAAAGCTGTTAGGCAATATCGCTGAGCCTGCTGCCTCGCCGCTAGAATCGATTGTGTTATTGGTGCAAAAAGAAATTGCCGATCGCCTGTGTGCCAAACCCGGTTCTAGAACTTATGGCGCTTTATCGGTCCGGGTACAGTATTTAGCGGCGTGTGAGTTCATTTGTGATGTCCCTGCCAAAGCATTTGAGCCGCCACCCAAGGTAGATTCGGCTGTGGTGCGCTTACGCCCCCGACCCACAGAACCACCTGCCCAAGATCCCAAACAACTAGCTAGTTTGGTCACAATGGGCTTTGCTACCAAGCGCAAGATGTTGCGAAATAATTTGAAAAGTGTGATCGATCGCGATCGCCTGACTCAATTGCTGGAACAATTAAACGTGAACCCGCAAGTTCGCGCCGAAGATTTGAGCGTGGCTGAATGGGTGGCTTTAAGTAATTTGTTGACACCTGCATGCGCTCCTACTCCTTAA
- a CDS encoding metallophosphoesterase, translating into MRPVVVLLLAVGLASGSYWVANQVKQTQSNRVTETRVAGTAPAIAAAGDIACDPNSPNFNQGRGTATACRMQATAQLLLNEDLAAVLPLGDLQYEVGSAEGFQKSYDPSWGKLKSITRPVVGNHEYATPGAAAYYRYFGAAAGDPQQGYYSYDLGQWHIIALNSNCSQVGGCHRGSPQERWLKADLAAHPRKCTLAYWHHPRFSSGHHGNDPNTQAFWQTLYAAGVDVALAGHDHHYERFAPQTPQGKLDPDRGIRQFVVGTGGKNHYELDEIQPNSQVQNADTYGVLKLTLHPTSYDWRFISVAGKSFADSGSNPCH; encoded by the coding sequence ATGCGTCCAGTTGTAGTGTTGCTTCTAGCTGTGGGATTGGCATCGGGAAGTTATTGGGTTGCCAATCAGGTGAAGCAGACGCAATCTAATAGAGTGACAGAAACTAGAGTGGCAGGAACTGCTCCAGCGATCGCGGCAGCGGGAGACATCGCTTGCGATCCCAACAGCCCCAACTTTAACCAGGGACGAGGAACCGCCACAGCTTGCCGGATGCAGGCGACAGCCCAGCTTTTACTCAACGAAGATCTAGCCGCTGTTTTGCCCCTCGGTGATTTGCAATACGAAGTTGGCAGCGCTGAGGGCTTTCAAAAATCTTATGACCCTAGTTGGGGCAAGCTTAAGTCGATTACTCGGCCAGTCGTAGGCAATCATGAGTACGCCACTCCGGGCGCTGCTGCCTATTACCGCTACTTTGGGGCAGCCGCAGGCGATCCGCAGCAGGGGTATTATAGTTACGACCTTGGACAGTGGCACATCATTGCGCTGAATTCTAATTGCTCCCAGGTAGGGGGGTGCCATCGAGGTTCACCTCAAGAGCGATGGCTCAAAGCAGACTTGGCAGCGCACCCGAGGAAATGCACCTTAGCTTATTGGCATCACCCCCGCTTCTCTTCTGGGCATCATGGCAACGACCCCAACACTCAGGCTTTTTGGCAAACGCTTTATGCTGCGGGCGTAGATGTTGCCTTGGCAGGGCATGACCATCACTATGAGCGTTTTGCTCCCCAAACTCCGCAAGGCAAGCTAGACCCCGATCGCGGTATACGTCAGTTTGTGGTGGGAACCGGGGGTAAGAATCACTATGAATTGGATGAGATTCAACCGAATAGCCAGGTGCAAAACGCCGATACCTATGGCGTCTTGAAACTGACCTTGCACCCAACCAGCTATGATTGGCGCTTTATTTCTGTAGCTGGCAAGAGTTTTGCAGACTCCGGTAGCAACCCTTGTCACTGA
- a CDS encoding 4-(cytidine 5'-diphospho)-2-C-methyl-D-erythritol kinase produces MRSYSLTAAAKINLHLEIIGDRPDGFHELAMVLQSVDLCDRIDLRPLSTDHIRVHCNHPEVPIDQRNLAYKAAALMAAEFPDTFAQYGGVEINIHKQIPVGAGLAGGSTNAAAVLVGLDLMWQLGLTQSELQELGARLGSDVPFCIVGGTMLATGRGEELAPLPDLNQLHVVLAKYRSLSVSTAWAYQTFRQQFGHTYVSNTQELETRRQRVHSGPMVAAIAHRNSTDIGQRLYNDLERIVLPEYPQVLRLREQFQQQGVLGTMMSGSGPTVFALTESSAQAEQVRDRVKAAIADTDLELWTAPLTNTSIRIASSRSV; encoded by the coding sequence ATGCGCTCCTACTCCTTAACTGCCGCAGCCAAAATTAATCTGCACCTAGAAATCATTGGCGATCGCCCAGATGGGTTCCATGAGTTGGCAATGGTGCTCCAAAGCGTTGACCTCTGCGATCGCATTGATTTGCGCCCACTTTCTACCGACCACATCCGAGTGCATTGCAACCATCCAGAAGTTCCGATCGATCAGCGAAATTTAGCTTATAAAGCCGCAGCGCTGATGGCCGCAGAATTTCCTGACACCTTTGCTCAGTATGGTGGCGTAGAAATCAATATTCATAAACAAATTCCGGTCGGGGCTGGCTTGGCAGGGGGTTCAACCAACGCAGCAGCAGTGCTGGTCGGATTAGACCTGATGTGGCAACTGGGCCTGACCCAGTCAGAACTGCAAGAACTAGGGGCTCGCTTAGGCTCAGATGTGCCCTTTTGCATTGTCGGCGGCACCATGCTAGCGACAGGCCGTGGCGAAGAACTCGCGCCTCTACCAGACCTAAACCAGCTCCATGTCGTTCTGGCTAAGTACCGCAGCCTTTCGGTCTCTACCGCTTGGGCCTACCAAACCTTTCGGCAGCAGTTTGGTCATACTTACGTGTCCAATACTCAGGAGCTAGAAACCCGGAGACAGCGGGTGCACTCAGGCCCGATGGTAGCGGCGATCGCTCATCGCAACAGCACTGACATTGGTCAACGCCTCTACAACGACCTAGAGCGAATTGTGTTGCCAGAATATCCCCAAGTGTTGCGTTTACGAGAGCAGTTTCAGCAGCAAGGCGTATTAGGTACGATGATGTCTGGTTCTGGCCCTACGGTTTTCGCGCTTACCGAATCGTCCGCCCAAGCCGAACAAGTACGAGATCGGGTAAAAGCGGCGATCGCAGACACAGATCTAGAACTTTGGACGGCTCCACTCACCAATACCAGTATTCGGATTGCCTCTTCCCGCTCGGTTTAA
- a CDS encoding SH3 domain-containing protein has translation MKLKLPLLVGSGIVAIATVAGLSYRVHQSSVPAANPSTNSTEPSIGISERASAKVIQSQSCLTLVSDPMPPLNVRSSPVVASGNVVGQLANGTRLSVVLEQDEWFQVNTPIAGWVYKTRTLTSCPTANGVPARGSTSAPASSSQPADAGPTLLATATEQYQAGNLEVAMALAKAVPQDSLAYAEAQLAIAQWQQDWQQAKTRFQAAQQAFEEQRWQDVLSQVNGFPEIRFWKEKLTPVVKATIEQQGHTSGNYDNKTKSITLADNNRPTTVAGRFASSGVHQYLLSAVQGQTLTIDTGGLGPLPIIMAPNGTLLVETSNWPTRWTGKLPLSGTYKLKLDSRSQPYDYAFSVQLD, from the coding sequence ATGAAACTGAAGCTTCCCCTTTTGGTGGGCTCCGGGATAGTGGCGATCGCAACCGTAGCAGGACTCAGTTACAGGGTGCATCAGAGCTCGGTTCCTGCCGCAAACCCCAGCACTAACTCCACTGAGCCATCAATCGGGATATCCGAAAGGGCCTCTGCAAAAGTGATTCAGTCGCAAAGTTGCCTCACCTTAGTCAGCGATCCGATGCCACCCTTAAATGTGCGCTCTAGCCCAGTGGTCGCCTCAGGCAATGTGGTGGGACAGCTCGCCAATGGCACCCGCCTGTCTGTAGTGCTAGAACAAGACGAATGGTTTCAAGTCAACACTCCGATTGCAGGTTGGGTTTACAAAACTCGGACTCTCACGAGTTGCCCCACAGCTAATGGCGTTCCTGCTCGCGGATCTACCTCGGCTCCTGCTAGCTCTAGCCAGCCTGCAGATGCTGGCCCTACTTTGTTAGCGACCGCCACCGAGCAATACCAAGCAGGTAATTTGGAGGTGGCAATGGCTTTAGCCAAAGCGGTGCCCCAAGATAGCCTTGCCTATGCCGAAGCTCAGCTAGCGATCGCCCAGTGGCAACAAGATTGGCAACAGGCAAAAACTCGCTTTCAAGCCGCGCAACAAGCTTTCGAAGAGCAGCGATGGCAAGATGTCTTGAGCCAAGTGAATGGGTTTCCGGAGATTCGCTTCTGGAAAGAGAAGTTAACACCAGTGGTAAAGGCCACCATTGAGCAGCAGGGCCACACGAGTGGAAACTACGACAATAAAACCAAGTCGATTACCCTCGCTGACAATAACCGTCCTACTACGGTGGCTGGCCGTTTTGCTAGTTCGGGAGTCCACCAATACCTGCTGAGCGCAGTTCAAGGGCAAACTCTCACAATTGATACTGGCGGCTTAGGCCCTTTACCCATCATCATGGCCCCAAACGGTACCTTGCTGGTTGAGACAAGCAATTGGCCCACACGCTGGACAGGCAAACTACCGCTCAGTGGCACCTACAAGCTCAAGCTCGATTCTCGATCGCAACCCTATGATTATGCCTTTTCAGTCCAACTTGACTGA
- a CDS encoding TIGR00725 family protein — MPKVVIGVMGPGPTATATDLQNAYTVGQLIAAEGWVLLTGGRNSGVMHAASQGAKQAGGLTIGILPTADKSALSDAIDIAVLTDMGSARNNINVLSSEVVIACGMGAGTASEIALAIKAQKKVILLNENDPSQTFFRDLAPEAVFVVDQPAAAIEIVKAIGRDRPVFN; from the coding sequence ATGCCAAAAGTGGTCATTGGAGTCATGGGGCCTGGCCCTACAGCAACTGCAACAGACCTACAAAACGCCTATACAGTAGGTCAACTTATTGCTGCCGAAGGCTGGGTTTTGCTGACGGGGGGACGCAACAGTGGCGTGATGCATGCCGCTAGCCAAGGTGCCAAACAAGCAGGCGGACTCACGATAGGAATTCTGCCCACGGCTGACAAGAGCGCCCTATCAGATGCGATCGATATTGCAGTTTTGACAGATATGGGCAGTGCCCGCAACAACATTAATGTTCTCTCTAGCGAGGTTGTGATTGCCTGCGGCATGGGTGCGGGTACGGCCTCAGAAATTGCCCTCGCGATCAAGGCTCAGAAAAAAGTCATTTTGTTAAACGAGAACGACCCTAGCCAAACTTTTTTTCGAGATCTAGCGCCTGAGGCTGTATTCGTCGTGGATCAACCAGCGGCGGCGATAGAAATAGTCAAAGCAATTGGCCGTGATCGCCCAGTCTTCAACTAA
- a CDS encoding DUF2811 domain-containing protein produces the protein MNATVSILAEIPEALHESLSHYLESHPDWDQDRVFAAALSLFLLQNGDGDRRAARVYLDTLFKHPV, from the coding sequence ATGAACGCAACCGTCAGCATCCTGGCAGAAATTCCTGAAGCCCTTCACGAATCTCTTTCCCACTATCTCGAATCCCATCCTGATTGGGATCAAGACCGTGTCTTTGCGGCAGCATTGTCGCTGTTTTTACTTCAAAACGGAGATGGCGATCGCCGAGCCGCCCGCGTTTATCTCGATACTTTATTTAAACACCCTGTTTAA
- a CDS encoding DUF3082 domain-containing protein: protein MANLTPPPKSNSDSEAQALPGPFRCLSGALIAGSLAFAGYKLTMSIAATFAAKPIHSDSTVVLNIASAVRTLVVGIVALGAGVFGFAALGLLALGVQVTLQRLSQPHPPADPS from the coding sequence ATGGCTAACCTCACGCCTCCTCCTAAGTCCAACTCAGATTCAGAAGCTCAAGCCCTTCCTGGCCCCTTCCGTTGTTTGAGCGGTGCTTTGATTGCAGGTAGCCTTGCCTTTGCTGGCTACAAACTCACGATGTCGATCGCCGCCACCTTTGCAGCTAAACCCATTCACTCCGATAGCACTGTCGTACTCAATATTGCTTCTGCCGTCCGAACTCTAGTGGTTGGAATCGTAGCGCTAGGCGCAGGCGTATTTGGCTTCGCGGCTTTGGGTTTACTGGCATTGGGTGTGCAAGTCACGCTCCAACGATTAAGCCAGCCTCATCCTCCCGCCGATCCTTCCTAG
- a CDS encoding SH3 domain-containing protein, translating to MPPQFHRMLGTGLLTLVSLVCVACASAPEPDLTASPSPTAPTTPATPGSSPAAVPPSTAQPLKSFPVNNAQDGEPAVQVENCVVTQAIAADPNPPLNIRSEPEVQPDNVVGTLKNGSWLSVVAERDGWFQIRSLDGNEVAGWVAKNRTESNCNQKTARIALPQAGGTVAIADRFVGTGSHKYVFRANQGQTLTVTNQKDVFPNILAPTGQPLISENYDENRQNWTGELPATGEYTLELDSNFKGYDYAFSAQVK from the coding sequence ATGCCTCCTCAATTTCACAGAATGCTTGGAACTGGTCTGCTCACACTGGTGTCCTTGGTCTGTGTTGCCTGCGCTTCAGCCCCCGAACCGGACTTAACAGCGAGCCCCAGCCCGACAGCCCCCACAACCCCAGCGACTCCAGGCTCTAGTCCCGCAGCCGTTCCTCCCTCGACGGCGCAACCCCTCAAGTCTTTTCCCGTTAATAATGCTCAGGACGGTGAGCCAGCTGTACAGGTGGAAAACTGTGTCGTAACTCAGGCGATCGCGGCTGATCCCAATCCCCCTCTAAATATTCGTTCTGAGCCAGAAGTTCAACCTGATAATGTAGTCGGCACTCTCAAAAACGGCTCTTGGCTGTCAGTAGTGGCCGAGAGAGATGGCTGGTTTCAGATCAGGTCATTGGATGGCAATGAAGTTGCGGGTTGGGTCGCCAAAAATCGGACTGAGAGCAATTGCAACCAAAAGACAGCCCGGATTGCGCTTCCTCAAGCAGGTGGAACGGTGGCGATCGCCGATCGCTTTGTCGGCACTGGTAGCCACAAGTATGTATTCAGGGCTAATCAAGGCCAAACCTTAACCGTTACGAATCAAAAAGATGTCTTCCCTAACATCTTGGCTCCCACAGGCCAGCCTTTGATTTCCGAGAATTATGATGAAAATCGGCAAAACTGGACTGGTGAACTTCCCGCTACCGGAGAGTACACCTTGGAGCTAGACTCAAACTTCAAAGGCTACGATTATGCCTTCTCCGCTCAAGTGAAATAG
- the wecB gene encoding UDP-N-acetylglucosamine 2-epimerase (non-hydrolyzing): MQQFPIRVCVTLGTRPEAIKMAPVIQQFRRSDLFDTHVVLTGQHREMVAQVMQLFDLQADQDLAIMQPQQTLTDITCRSLQGLERLFKEIEPQIVLVQGDTTTAFAAAIAAFYQKIPVGHVEAGLRTDDLYNPYPEEANRRLISQLTQLHFAPTSLAVEHLQRSGVVGEIHQTGNTVIDALLSVAAQRPICNIPGLDWQQHRVLLATVHRRENWGEPLQDIGQSFLQILDKFPDTALLLPLHRNPTVREPLQALLGKHPRAFLTEPLDYADLVGAIQRCHLLLTDSGGLQEEAPSLGKPVLVLRETTERPEAIAAGTAKLVGTRPSDVVSAASNLLSNPTAYEAMATAVNPFGDGRAAERILQIVTQYFG; the protein is encoded by the coding sequence ATGCAGCAATTTCCCATTCGAGTTTGCGTGACGTTAGGCACCCGCCCAGAAGCCATCAAAATGGCCCCTGTGATTCAACAGTTTCGGCGTTCCGACCTTTTTGACACGCATGTAGTTTTGACAGGTCAACATCGAGAAATGGTTGCCCAGGTCATGCAACTATTTGATCTGCAAGCCGATCAAGACTTGGCGATTATGCAGCCTCAGCAAACCCTGACTGATATCACTTGTCGCAGTTTGCAAGGGTTAGAGCGTCTATTTAAGGAGATTGAGCCGCAAATCGTTTTGGTGCAAGGCGATACCACTACAGCATTTGCTGCTGCGATCGCAGCGTTTTACCAAAAAATTCCGGTGGGTCATGTCGAAGCGGGTTTGCGGACAGACGACCTCTACAACCCTTACCCAGAGGAAGCAAATCGTCGGTTGATTTCGCAACTGACTCAGCTTCATTTCGCTCCGACCAGTTTGGCTGTGGAGCATTTGCAGCGCTCTGGCGTGGTCGGCGAAATTCACCAAACAGGTAATACGGTGATTGATGCCTTGCTATCTGTGGCAGCGCAGCGCCCTATCTGTAATATTCCTGGTTTAGATTGGCAGCAACATCGAGTACTTCTAGCTACCGTACATCGTCGGGAAAACTGGGGTGAGCCTTTGCAAGATATTGGTCAAAGCTTTCTCCAAATTCTGGATAAATTCCCTGATACCGCTTTACTACTACCGCTACACCGCAATCCAACGGTACGAGAACCCTTGCAAGCGCTTTTAGGCAAGCATCCTAGAGCCTTTCTGACTGAACCTCTAGATTATGCTGATTTGGTTGGAGCGATCCAACGCTGTCATTTGCTGCTTACGGACTCTGGGGGGCTGCAAGAAGAAGCTCCGAGCTTGGGCAAACCTGTGTTGGTGTTGCGGGAAACCACAGAACGACCCGAAGCGATCGCGGCTGGTACTGCCAAGTTAGTTGGGACACGCCCCTCTGACGTTGTGAGCGCAGCATCTAACCTCCTAAGCAACCCCACAGCTTATGAAGCGATGGCAACGGCGGTTAACCCCTTTGGCGATGGACGAGCGGCTGAGCGAATCTTGCAGATTGTGACTCAATATTTTGGTTGA